One stretch of Scatophagus argus isolate fScaArg1 chromosome 18, fScaArg1.pri, whole genome shotgun sequence DNA includes these proteins:
- the wasf3b gene encoding wiskott-Aldrich syndrome protein family member 3b has translation MPLVKRNIEPRHLCRGELPEGIGSELECVMNNTLSAIIRQLSSLSKHAEDIFGELFNEANTFYLRANSLQDRIDRLAVKVTQLDSTVEEVSLQDINMRKAFKSSTTQDQQVVSKSSVPNPVREMYNLSDKPPPLNILSSYRDDHKEALKFYTDPSYFFDLWKEKMLQDTEDKRKEKRKQKEQRRCVDGTLQREVKKVRKARNRRQEWNMMALDKELRPDHRHTIHRDRGASSEGSMSPENRGHGPDQHHYPNSMNHAGHAHTYSGPPPSVLAAQMAAGHGPRGGAEHDTRGRTVMAYQGGTLGRSHHHQVPLPPPPTEVMNGASLPPMDYSMDGYANTGPPPPPPAPLIPSAQTAFASPPGGPMPPGPIAGIGGYAPPPPPVSGAHAAPPPPGPPPPPLPAGASHITTHKMSSSAPAETTVVNDARSDLLAAIRMGIQLKKVQEQQEQQAKREPVGNDVATILSRRIAVEYSDSEDDSELEENDWSD, from the exons gtAAACATGCAGAGGACATATTTGGCGAGCTGTTCAACGAGGCCAACACCTTCTATTTGCGTGCCAACTCCCTCCAGGACCGCATTGACCGGCTGGCCGTCAAGGTCACACAGCTGGACTCCACCGTAGAAGAAG TTTCCCTGCAAGACATCAACATGAGGAAAGCCTTCAAGAGTTCCACCACCCAGGACCAGCAGGTGGTGTCCAAGAGCAGCGTGCCCAATCCTGTCCGAGAGATGTACAATCTGAGTGACAAGCCTCCGCCGCTCAACATCCTGTCGTCTTACAG GGATGATCACAAGGAAGCACTTAAGTTCTACACCGATCCCTCCTACTTCTTTGACCTGTGGAAGGAGAAGATGCTGCAGGACACAGAGGataagaggaaagagaagaggaagcagaag GAGCAGAGGCGTTGTGTGGATGGGACATTACAGAGGGAGGTGAAGAAGGTCCGAAAGGCGAGGAACCGTCGGCAGGAGTGGAACATGATGGCTCTGGATAAAGAGCTAAGGCCAGACCATCGCCACACcatacacagagacagaggggcTTCCTCTGAGGGCTCGATGTCACCAGAGAACAG GGGTCACGGTCCCGATCAACACCATTACCCCAACTCCATGAACCATGCCGGCCACGCCCACACCTACTCTGGCCCACCGCCCAGCGTCCTGGCTGCCCAGATGGCTGCAGGGCACGGTCCCCGTGGAGGAGCTGAACACGATACACGAGGCAGGACTGTGATGGCCTATCAGGGTGGGACTCTGGGCCGTTCTCACCACCACCAAGTCCCGCTGCCTCCTCCACCCACTGAGGTTATGAACGGTGCGTCCCTTCCACCAATGGACTACAG tATGGATGGCTATGCCAACactggtcctcctcctcctcctccagcccctCTCATCCCTTCTGCCCAAACTGCCTTTGCCTCACCTCCTGGAGGTCCCATGCCTCCTGGGCCAATCGCTGGCATTGGTGGCTATGCTCCGCCTCCACCACCTGTATCTGGAGCCCATGCAGCTCCACCTCCCCCTGGTCCTCCACCTCCGCCCCTTCCAGCTGGTGCCTCCCACATCACAACCCACAAGATGTCCTCCTCTGCGCCCGCTGAGACCACAGTGGTCAACGATGCCCGCAGTGATCTGCTGGCTGCTATACGTATGG GCATCCAGCTGAAGAaggtgcaggagcagcaggagcagcaggctAAGAGGGAGCCAGTCGGAAACGACGTGGCCACCATCCTGTCGCGACGCATCGCCGTTGAATATTCCGACTCGGAGGACGACTCCGAGTTGGAGGAGAACGATTGGTCGGATTAA